A single region of the Solwaraspora sp. WMMD406 genome encodes:
- a CDS encoding CHAT domain-containing protein — translation MREQLVEAILARFDEARRTGDYAAVLTEDALDEANLLQLRVSGPASTPDLPVDVVALTVIGRLHLLRYRARQGTEDLQDALLFLGEVYRVAPDSLPDQVRQLFDHTPEITESDDSVFGYSDDPDAYTEQGGALYEWYEEHGDVEALEAAIRVYRAAVGVADRARNARCLRSLHTALVELARTTGDLEAAREAADVARTLAESGTDVASPTEGGATRLANLSGTLRVEFTRTGDEAVINESITTARAAVHAAENDEERGLALTNLAASLEARYEYLNDGEALRESVDVGRAAIAADPDLLPTVANQAVFLRELFLRTKEAALLDESLAAHARVLRATPDTHASLDSRLMNAANTLRVLYRWTEDPSLVQDAVEVMADEAVTEAGLGEVAVLADALVDLADRTGDEDILREGIATCRMVLAELADDEPLRGDLLYSLSVALHQLTGHNKDPHVLREVLDTAREAVGVDAEDDVDLARRMTHLGFVLRRAFEVTRERALLAEARTALIRAMALTTPDIVEQVLGDREEAVAAVVEDDRVMELWILERTVSWAAPRVRGIHRAELVRLAGGIGEGAHAVALELAREFVTARDGLMGSGFSATERSNLITALRERLTAFGGTRDADEVLVPEALDELVDLLCAVPDPLDDVEVTQTAGLLLLSRIEARGTPEGATELMMVALDLLAPLYRMGGRAHVPTLIAEQFDKYPPAAPDSAATLGKLGRVQYRDADTDPDALDRAVRLFRRAIDHAEDGHAELPHLRTNLGTALMTKFDRDGDQDDLDEAVEECQAAVEDAPPDAPIQAMCLSNLGITLLTRAERLGSRQDLENAVAACQAAVDEWPDHPDIEALKTNLDTTRRTLANFLDHEAGLSARIDAASDPGELSDLLWNRFIRTGDLADLDRAVRARQDALDAGESPAEHLKDLCNLLRIRFVHLGRSEDLTESIAAGRAAIEATPSGDPELAGRRSTLASALSQRYQNGGAPEDLDESIRYTRDAMASNTEPSPTDLSNLCMSLRLLFERTDRIEHVDEAVEAGRAAVGAALKGTPFLGPYLGNLGGALLARFRRTSGQADLDEAIDALRRSVSAMSAVSYERGMALANLSSALYTRFDCRQDRADLDEAIDTGRQAVKATSPEHTSRALRLSNLGTFLRIRFSVGDAPADLDEALEVCRAAVEALAPGDPRRAPALLNLTQALLHLHDRTGRRETLDDAVDGARKSLAELPVDHSDRPLHLLSLGRVLRRRNAVTGTDLEAGLAAAREAASTDVGAPRVRAAAAAEWAGLAASDGRWAEAAEAYGTAVDLVGRTVSRSLTWRDREALIDGMAGLGADAAACCVRAGLPTRAVELFEQGRGLLLGHALDSRTDLTALAERQPAFATMFTELCAVFEDPDTDVATRRGLATRYDRLLANIRTLPGFDTFLRPSTVCDLAPAEGHAVVVVVSDFGSYALILSAAAEVTPVPLPALTPRVVMEEVLGFLQAVEDTRSGTARSRAAGRDRVIRTLEWIWDAVAGPVLDHLGAAERLWWCPSGLLSLLPLHAAGYHGTGSLTVVDRVVCSTTPTLRALVHSRRGADPARPRADRALVVAMPRTPGHDVPLPGAEREAAVVRTHLPGAVDVVSGTAATRDTVLAALPKARIAHFACHGNSDLTNPSESQLLLADHHNHPLTALDLAHLRLDADLAFLSACSTARPGGRLADEVIHLASAFQLAGYRHVIGTLWPIGDQPAVDFAELVYPAIAAGRDIATAVHTAIRTLRDRHPDDPLVWASHVHVGA, via the coding sequence GTGCGGGAACAGTTGGTCGAGGCGATCCTGGCGCGGTTCGACGAGGCGCGCCGGACGGGTGATTACGCCGCAGTCCTGACCGAGGACGCGCTGGATGAGGCGAATCTGCTCCAGCTGCGGGTGTCCGGACCTGCGTCGACGCCCGACCTGCCTGTCGACGTAGTCGCGCTGACGGTGATCGGGCGGCTCCACTTGCTCCGGTACCGCGCGCGGCAGGGAACCGAGGACCTGCAGGACGCCCTGCTGTTCTTGGGCGAGGTGTACCGGGTCGCACCCGACTCGTTGCCGGACCAGGTGCGCCAGTTGTTCGACCACACGCCGGAGATCACCGAGTCGGACGACTCTGTGTTCGGGTACAGCGACGACCCGGACGCCTACACCGAGCAGGGCGGTGCGCTGTACGAGTGGTACGAGGAGCACGGCGATGTGGAGGCGCTGGAGGCGGCCATCCGGGTCTACCGCGCGGCCGTCGGTGTCGCCGACCGGGCGAGGAACGCCCGGTGCCTGCGGAGTCTGCACACGGCCCTTGTCGAACTCGCCCGCACGACCGGCGACCTGGAGGCGGCGCGCGAGGCGGCCGACGTGGCGCGGACCCTCGCAGAGTCGGGCACCGACGTGGCATCTCCTACCGAGGGCGGGGCGACCCGCCTCGCGAACCTCAGCGGCACGCTCCGGGTCGAGTTCACGCGCACCGGGGACGAGGCGGTGATCAACGAATCGATCACGACCGCGCGAGCCGCCGTCCACGCCGCCGAGAACGACGAGGAGCGCGGGCTCGCGTTGACGAACCTGGCCGCGTCTCTGGAAGCCCGGTACGAGTACCTGAACGACGGCGAGGCGTTGCGCGAGTCGGTCGACGTCGGCCGGGCCGCGATCGCAGCCGACCCCGATCTGCTCCCGACTGTCGCCAACCAGGCCGTCTTCCTTAGGGAACTGTTCCTGCGCACCAAGGAAGCCGCGCTGCTGGATGAGTCGCTGGCCGCGCACGCGCGGGTCCTGCGCGCGACGCCGGACACCCACGCTTCCCTGGACTCCCGGCTCATGAACGCCGCGAACACCCTGCGCGTGCTCTACCGGTGGACCGAAGACCCCTCCCTTGTGCAGGACGCCGTCGAGGTAATGGCGGACGAGGCCGTCACGGAGGCCGGGCTCGGCGAGGTCGCGGTGCTCGCCGACGCACTCGTGGACCTGGCCGACCGGACCGGGGACGAGGACATCCTGCGCGAGGGGATCGCGACCTGCCGGATGGTCCTGGCCGAATTGGCCGACGACGAGCCATTGCGCGGCGACCTGCTGTACTCGCTGTCTGTTGCGCTGCACCAGCTGACGGGGCATAACAAGGACCCGCACGTGCTGCGTGAGGTCCTCGACACTGCTCGGGAGGCGGTCGGGGTCGACGCCGAGGACGACGTCGACCTGGCCCGGCGTATGACGCACCTGGGGTTCGTGCTGCGCCGGGCGTTCGAGGTGACCCGCGAGCGTGCCCTGCTGGCCGAAGCCCGAACCGCCTTGATCCGGGCGATGGCGCTGACCACACCGGACATCGTCGAGCAGGTCCTCGGTGACCGCGAGGAAGCGGTCGCCGCGGTGGTCGAGGACGACCGCGTGATGGAGCTGTGGATCCTGGAGCGGACCGTGAGCTGGGCCGCGCCAAGGGTGCGCGGCATACACCGCGCCGAACTCGTGCGACTCGCGGGCGGCATCGGTGAGGGCGCGCACGCTGTGGCGCTCGAACTCGCGCGGGAGTTCGTGACGGCCCGCGACGGTCTGATGGGGTCCGGGTTCTCCGCGACCGAGCGATCAAACCTGATCACCGCCCTGCGCGAGCGTCTGACCGCGTTCGGTGGTACCCGCGATGCCGACGAGGTGCTCGTCCCCGAAGCGCTCGACGAGCTGGTCGACCTGCTGTGCGCGGTGCCGGACCCGCTCGACGACGTGGAGGTCACGCAGACGGCCGGGTTGCTGCTGTTGTCGAGGATCGAGGCGCGTGGCACGCCCGAGGGCGCCACGGAGCTGATGATGGTCGCGCTCGACCTGCTCGCGCCGCTGTACCGGATGGGCGGTCGGGCGCACGTCCCGACGTTGATCGCCGAGCAGTTCGACAAGTACCCGCCCGCCGCACCGGACAGCGCCGCTACGCTCGGCAAGCTCGGCCGCGTCCAGTACCGCGACGCCGACACCGATCCGGACGCCCTGGACCGGGCTGTCCGCCTGTTCCGCCGGGCGATCGACCACGCCGAGGACGGGCACGCCGAACTCCCGCACCTGCGCACGAACCTCGGTACCGCACTGATGACGAAGTTCGACCGCGACGGCGACCAGGACGACCTGGACGAGGCGGTAGAGGAGTGCCAGGCCGCCGTCGAGGACGCCCCGCCGGACGCTCCGATCCAGGCGATGTGCCTGTCCAACCTGGGAATCACCCTGCTGACCCGGGCTGAGCGGCTGGGCAGTCGGCAGGACCTGGAGAACGCCGTCGCGGCCTGCCAGGCGGCGGTCGACGAGTGGCCAGACCATCCCGACATCGAGGCGTTGAAAACCAACCTCGACACCACGCGACGCACCCTGGCGAACTTCCTCGATCACGAGGCCGGGTTGAGCGCCCGGATCGACGCGGCGTCCGATCCGGGTGAACTGTCCGACTTGCTGTGGAACCGGTTCATCCGCACCGGTGACCTGGCGGACCTCGACCGGGCCGTGCGAGCGCGGCAGGACGCGCTCGACGCGGGCGAGTCACCGGCCGAGCACCTGAAGGACCTGTGCAACCTCCTCCGGATCCGGTTCGTCCATCTTGGACGGTCTGAGGACCTGACCGAGTCCATCGCAGCGGGGCGGGCCGCGATCGAGGCGACGCCATCCGGCGACCCGGAACTCGCCGGGCGCAGGTCCACGCTGGCGAGCGCCCTATCCCAGCGGTACCAGAACGGTGGCGCGCCCGAGGACTTGGACGAGTCCATCCGGTACACCCGCGACGCGATGGCGTCGAACACCGAGCCCTCGCCCACCGACCTGTCGAACCTCTGCATGTCCCTCCGCCTGCTGTTCGAGCGTACCGACCGCATCGAGCACGTCGACGAGGCGGTCGAGGCCGGGCGGGCCGCCGTTGGGGCCGCGCTCAAGGGCACCCCGTTTCTTGGCCCCTACCTGGGCAACCTCGGCGGCGCGCTGTTGGCCCGGTTCCGCCGCACGAGCGGTCAGGCCGACCTGGACGAGGCGATCGACGCGCTGCGCCGGTCCGTGTCGGCCATGTCCGCCGTGAGTTACGAACGCGGGATGGCGCTGGCCAACCTCTCGTCCGCGCTCTACACCCGGTTCGACTGCCGGCAGGACCGCGCCGACCTGGACGAGGCGATCGACACCGGCCGGCAGGCCGTCAAGGCGACCTCGCCGGAACACACCAGTCGCGCGCTGCGCCTGTCGAACCTCGGGACGTTCCTCCGAATCCGGTTCAGCGTCGGCGATGCCCCCGCCGATCTCGACGAAGCGCTGGAGGTGTGCCGGGCTGCCGTGGAGGCGCTGGCTCCCGGCGATCCGCGACGCGCGCCCGCGTTGCTGAACCTCACGCAGGCGTTGCTGCACCTGCACGACCGGACCGGACGACGGGAAACCCTCGACGACGCGGTCGACGGCGCCCGCAAGTCCTTGGCAGAACTCCCCGTCGACCACTCCGACCGGCCGCTCCACCTGCTCTCCCTCGGCCGGGTGTTGCGCCGACGCAACGCCGTGACCGGTACGGATCTGGAGGCCGGGCTCGCGGCGGCCCGGGAGGCGGCGTCGACCGATGTGGGTGCACCGCGCGTCCGCGCCGCGGCGGCCGCGGAGTGGGCCGGGTTGGCGGCGTCCGACGGGCGGTGGGCGGAGGCCGCCGAGGCGTACGGGACGGCGGTCGACCTGGTGGGGCGGACCGTGTCCCGATCCCTTACCTGGCGCGACCGCGAGGCGTTGATCGACGGTATGGCGGGGCTCGGCGCGGACGCCGCCGCGTGCTGTGTGCGCGCGGGGTTGCCGACGCGGGCGGTTGAGCTGTTCGAGCAAGGGCGCGGGCTACTACTCGGGCACGCGCTGGACAGCCGGACGGACCTCACCGCGCTCGCCGAGCGCCAACCCGCGTTCGCGACGATGTTCACCGAGCTGTGCGCGGTGTTCGAGGACCCCGACACCGACGTCGCGACGCGGCGCGGGCTGGCCACGCGGTACGACCGGCTGCTCGCGAATATCCGGACGCTGCCCGGTTTCGACACGTTTCTGCGCCCGTCGACCGTGTGCGACCTCGCGCCTGCCGAGGGGCACGCCGTGGTCGTCGTGGTGTCCGACTTCGGGTCGTACGCGCTGATCCTGTCCGCTGCAGCCGAGGTGACGCCCGTTCCGCTGCCCGCGCTCACGCCCCGGGTCGTCATGGAGGAGGTGCTGGGCTTTCTCCAGGCGGTCGAGGACACCCGGTCCGGGACGGCCCGGAGCAGGGCCGCCGGGCGCGACCGGGTGATACGCACGCTGGAGTGGATCTGGGACGCGGTAGCCGGCCCGGTGCTCGACCACCTGGGTGCCGCCGAACGGTTGTGGTGGTGCCCGTCCGGCCTGCTCTCGCTGCTGCCGCTGCACGCAGCGGGTTACCACGGCACGGGGTCGCTCACAGTGGTGGACCGGGTGGTGTGCTCGACCACGCCGACCCTCCGGGCGCTGGTGCACTCGAGGCGTGGTGCCGACCCCGCCAGGCCACGCGCCGACCGCGCACTAGTCGTGGCGATGCCGCGCACGCCAGGCCACGACGTCCCGCTGCCCGGCGCAGAGCGGGAGGCGGCGGTGGTGCGCACCCACCTGCCCGGCGCGGTTGACGTGGTCAGCGGGACCGCGGCGACCCGCGACACTGTCCTCGCGGCCCTGCCAAAGGCGCGGATTGCGCACTTCGCCTGCCACGGCAACAGCGATCTGACCAACCCCTCGGAGAGCCAGCTTCTGCTGGCCGACCACCACAACCACCCACTCACCGCGCTGGACCTTGCACACCTGCGCCTGGACGCCGATCTGGCGTTCCTGTCCGCGTGCTCGACAGCCCGCCCCGGCGGGCGGCTGGCGGACGAGGTGATCCACCTGGCATCGGCGTTCCAGTTGGCGGGGTACCGGCACGTGATCGGCACCCTGTGGCCGATCGGCGACCAGCCCGCCGTGGACTTCGCGGAACTGGTCTACCCGGCGATCGCGGCGGGCAGAGACATCGCGACAGCCGTGCACACCGCTATCCGCACCCTACGCGACCGCCACCCCGATGACCCGCTGGTGTGGGCGTCCCACGTCCACGTCGGCGCGTGA
- a CDS encoding tyrosine-type recombinase/integrase, whose amino-acid sequence MTFSAGTTPWTDTGYVFTRPDGLPINPNYATTRFRKLVHRIGLPPVRLHDLRHGAASLAHPAGADLKTLQDLLGHSSVVVTADYTSVLPEVQRRCADATANLVLNAARRIRKKIRNKARNNRPIRRPKPGAPAPTTRLRRRNRRSTGREARGNRRRGWHPRDTHRPHRPDSKKSPNRTPAARTPVDLARPKGLEPLTF is encoded by the coding sequence ATGACATTTTCGGCAGGTACAACGCCCTGGACCGACACCGGATACGTGTTCACCCGCCCCGACGGGCTGCCGATCAACCCGAACTACGCCACCACCCGGTTCCGCAAACTCGTCCATCGGATCGGGCTGCCCCCGGTGCGGCTGCACGACCTGCGCCACGGTGCGGCGTCCCTGGCGCACCCGGCCGGCGCCGACCTGAAGACCCTGCAGGATCTGCTCGGGCATTCCAGCGTCGTGGTCACCGCCGACTACACCAGTGTCCTGCCCGAGGTGCAGCGGCGCTGCGCCGACGCCACCGCCAACCTCGTCCTCAACGCGGCCCGCCGCATCCGCAAGAAGATCAGGAACAAGGCCCGGAACAACCGGCCCATCCGCCGGCCGAAACCAGGTGCCCCGGCACCCACCACCCGGCTGCGGCGGCGAAACCGCAGGTCAACAGGCCGAGAGGCTCGGGGAAACCGCCGACGGGGGTGGCACCCACGTGACACCCACCGTCCACACCGGCCGGACAGCAAGAAGAGCCCGAACCGCACTCCCGCAGCTCGGACCCCTGTTGATCTCGCGCGCCCGAAGGGACTCGAACCCCTAACCTTCTGA
- a CDS encoding restriction endonuclease: protein MVRDERVVGRYPYPGITPGEFEEFVAGELLGAARSQVDGLVVSTHEKVAGVDGIYEFDATARYRFAGMEFVVVVEAKLHRNPIKRELVQVLRQKVLSVGAHKGVLVATSAFQAGAVEFARTHGIALVTIAEGRFVFTTRDTGKAARPALVACYHGGVGARGMVLAADDEDHPECVAEFLLGQPRV, encoded by the coding sequence GTGGTACGGGACGAGCGGGTGGTGGGGCGGTATCCGTATCCGGGGATCACGCCGGGTGAGTTCGAGGAGTTCGTCGCCGGGGAACTGTTGGGGGCCGCAAGGTCCCAGGTTGACGGGCTAGTGGTGAGTACGCATGAGAAGGTCGCCGGGGTGGACGGGATCTACGAGTTTGACGCGACCGCGCGGTACCGGTTCGCCGGGATGGAGTTCGTGGTGGTGGTCGAGGCGAAGTTGCACCGGAACCCGATCAAGCGGGAGTTGGTGCAGGTATTGCGGCAGAAGGTGCTGAGCGTGGGTGCGCACAAGGGGGTGTTGGTGGCAACCTCGGCGTTCCAGGCGGGGGCCGTCGAGTTCGCCAGGACTCACGGGATCGCGCTCGTCACCATTGCCGAGGGGCGGTTCGTCTTCACCACTCGGGACACGGGCAAGGCCGCCCGGCCCGCGCTCGTGGCCTGCTACCACGGTGGAGTGGGCGCTCGGGGGATGGTGTTGGCCGCCGACGACGAGGACCATCCGGAGTGTGTCGCGGAGTTCCTGTTGGGGCAGCCCAGGGTCTGA
- a CDS encoding ISAs1 family transposase: MPASPSSLIRSLSSAPASLAGQCPPPGLLHALATLPDPRARRGVRHQVSVVVAAAVCAVLAGCRSYTAIGEWVTDVPATTIAELGIDAGRRPSEAMIRRLLQALDADRLTALTGAWLAARGTPPRAIAVDGKTLRGSRTTHTTARHVLAASDHATGIVLAGTDVDATTNEITRFAPLLDQIGDLRDVVITADALHCQREHVTYLAERGAHWILTVKGNQPALHTRLAGLPWKAVPDAHRDTGRGHGRREIRALKVLTLSTGIDFPHAAQAIQVRRRRHRLDQPKRFTTETVYAITDLRVHQARPADLATLIRGQRSIENRVHWVRDVTYDEDRSQIRTGTGPQVMAALRNTAIGLLRTAGATNIAAANRANARDSTRTLQLIGLT; encoded by the coding sequence ATGCCCGCGTCGCCATCATCGCTGATCCGTTCCCTGTCGTCCGCACCGGCTTCCCTCGCCGGGCAGTGCCCGCCACCGGGACTGCTCCACGCGCTGGCGACACTGCCCGACCCGCGAGCACGCCGGGGTGTACGCCACCAGGTCAGCGTGGTCGTCGCCGCGGCGGTCTGCGCGGTACTGGCCGGATGCCGCTCCTACACGGCGATCGGCGAATGGGTCACCGACGTACCCGCGACCACCATCGCCGAACTGGGCATCGACGCCGGCCGCCGACCGTCGGAGGCGATGATCCGCCGACTGCTGCAGGCCCTCGACGCCGACCGCCTCACCGCGCTCACGGGCGCGTGGCTCGCCGCGAGAGGGACACCACCACGCGCGATCGCGGTCGACGGCAAGACACTGCGCGGGTCCCGCACCACCCACACGACCGCCCGGCACGTCCTCGCCGCCAGCGACCACGCCACCGGGATCGTCCTGGCCGGCACCGACGTCGACGCCACGACGAACGAGATCACCCGCTTCGCCCCACTGCTCGACCAGATCGGCGACCTCCGCGACGTCGTGATCACCGCCGATGCCCTGCACTGCCAACGTGAACACGTCACCTACCTGGCCGAACGCGGCGCGCACTGGATCCTCACCGTCAAGGGCAACCAGCCCGCCCTGCACACCCGACTCGCCGGCCTGCCGTGGAAGGCCGTTCCCGACGCGCACCGCGACACCGGCCGGGGCCACGGCCGCAGGGAGATCCGCGCACTGAAGGTCCTGACCCTCTCGACCGGCATCGACTTCCCCCACGCCGCGCAGGCCATCCAGGTCCGACGCCGCCGACACCGGCTCGACCAGCCGAAACGCTTCACCACCGAAACCGTCTACGCCATCACCGACCTCCGCGTGCACCAGGCCCGTCCCGCCGACCTGGCCACCCTCATCCGTGGGCAGCGGAGCATCGAGAACCGCGTCCACTGGGTCCGTGACGTCACCTATGACGAGGACCGGTCCCAGATCCGTACCGGCACCGGACCACAGGTGATGGCGGCCCTGCGGAACACCGCGATCGGACTCCTACGCACCGCCGGCGCCACCAACATCGCCGCCGCCAACCGCGCCAACGCACGCGACAGCACCAGAACGCTCCAGCTCATCGGCCTCACCTAA
- a CDS encoding pyridoxamine 5'-phosphate oxidase family protein, giving the protein MRETPEDLEKLQALLDASLAGSTSHLRSIINTERTLNAEQLTQVLTGMCTLALASVTAKGEPRISGVDGHFLRGKWYFGTARDAAKARHLAARPAVSAAHMRGEDLGVFTHGKVEILNPQNGDQATDWPDVLAYLKDFYGDDSFDWDNDVVYYRLHPHWMTVYAPDIAKLTVASQP; this is encoded by the coding sequence ATGCGCGAAACCCCAGAAGATCTCGAAAAGCTCCAAGCCCTCCTTGACGCCTCCCTCGCCGGCTCCACCTCCCACCTCCGCTCGATCATCAACACAGAGCGCACACTGAACGCGGAGCAACTCACCCAGGTCCTCACCGGCATGTGCACCCTCGCTCTGGCGAGCGTGACGGCGAAGGGTGAGCCGCGGATCAGCGGTGTGGACGGGCACTTCCTGCGAGGCAAGTGGTATTTCGGCACGGCGCGCGACGCCGCCAAGGCGCGCCATCTCGCGGCGCGACCCGCCGTCAGCGCGGCACATATGCGCGGTGAGGACCTCGGCGTCTTCACGCACGGCAAGGTGGAGATCCTCAACCCCCAGAACGGCGACCAGGCCACGGACTGGCCGGACGTGCTCGCGTACTTGAAGGACTTCTACGGCGACGACTCCTTCGACTGGGACAACGACGTTGTCTACTACCGGCTACATCCGCACTGGATGACCGTCTATGCGCCAGACATCGCAAAGCTCACCGTGGCCTCCCAGCCCTGA
- a CDS encoding family 43 glycosylhydrolase — translation MTMLDQVPRVGSRWRGVRVGVVAGATVLALAGTGVVFGLPVASAATVDTSASYVFVNRNSGKAMDLYNWSTAENAPVNQWARNDLAVQQWQFVDAGGGFYKVRSRHSGKVLELPSAADGTQLVQSTDRGSATQQFRLVDSAGGFVRFVNRQSGKVIDVWEWSTADGGRLAGYADLDGANQQWQLIRLGGTTPTTPGGTTVPTPPTGTPPPAYPQPGRVSGDVGVHDPTVVKRPDGTYLVAHTGDNVALKTSTDRVTFRNAGTVFPAGAPWTTTYTGGARNLWAPDLSYRNGRYHLYYSASTFGSNRSAIFLATSTTGASGSWTNEGLVIESRTSDNFNAIDPNLVVDDQSRWWLSFGSFWSGIKMIQIDPATGRRLGTALHSLANYGPGIEAPVMVKRGAWYYLYVSFDRCCQGADSTYRVMVGRSASTTGPFVDRAGRDMLSGGGTQILASHGGINGPGHQAVLADSDGDYLLYHYYANNGSALLGINRIGYDAAAWPYLY, via the coding sequence ATGACCATGTTGGATCAGGTGCCGCGGGTGGGTTCGCGGTGGCGCGGTGTGCGGGTGGGGGTCGTCGCGGGTGCGACGGTGTTGGCGCTGGCGGGTACGGGGGTGGTGTTCGGGTTGCCGGTGGCGTCGGCGGCGACCGTGGACACGTCGGCGTCGTATGTGTTTGTGAACCGGAACAGTGGTAAGGCGATGGATCTTTATAACTGGTCGACGGCGGAGAACGCGCCGGTGAATCAGTGGGCGCGTAATGATCTTGCGGTGCAGCAGTGGCAGTTCGTGGATGCTGGTGGTGGGTTCTACAAGGTGCGGTCGCGGCACAGTGGGAAGGTGCTGGAGTTGCCGAGCGCGGCGGACGGGACCCAGTTGGTGCAGAGCACTGATCGGGGGTCGGCCACGCAGCAGTTCAGGTTGGTGGATTCGGCTGGTGGTTTCGTGCGGTTCGTGAACCGGCAGTCGGGCAAGGTCATTGATGTGTGGGAGTGGTCGACGGCGGATGGTGGCCGGTTGGCCGGGTATGCGGATCTGGACGGCGCCAACCAGCAGTGGCAGCTGATCCGGCTGGGCGGTACGACGCCCACCACACCCGGCGGCACCACCGTGCCAACTCCGCCGACCGGGACACCACCGCCGGCCTATCCTCAGCCGGGCAGGGTCTCCGGGGACGTCGGCGTCCACGACCCCACGGTGGTCAAACGACCCGACGGCACGTACCTCGTCGCACACACCGGGGACAACGTCGCGCTGAAGACCTCCACCGACCGGGTCACCTTCCGAAACGCCGGCACGGTCTTCCCCGCCGGCGCCCCGTGGACCACTACGTACACCGGCGGGGCACGGAATCTGTGGGCCCCCGACCTGTCCTACCGCAACGGCCGTTACCACCTGTACTACTCGGCGTCGACCTTCGGCTCCAACCGATCGGCGATCTTCCTGGCGACGAGCACCACCGGTGCGTCCGGGAGCTGGACCAACGAAGGCCTCGTCATCGAGTCGCGCACCTCGGACAACTTCAACGCGATCGATCCGAACCTCGTCGTCGACGACCAGAGCCGGTGGTGGTTGAGCTTCGGCTCGTTCTGGTCGGGCATCAAGATGATCCAGATCGACCCGGCCACCGGGCGGCGGCTCGGCACGGCGCTGCACAGTCTCGCCAACTACGGCCCCGGCATCGAGGCACCCGTGATGGTCAAGCGGGGTGCCTGGTACTACCTGTACGTCTCGTTCGACCGTTGCTGCCAGGGCGCCGACAGCACATACCGGGTCATGGTCGGCCGGTCGGCCAGCACAACGGGTCCGTTCGTCGACCGCGCCGGCCGGGACATGCTCTCCGGCGGTGGTACGCAGATTCTCGCCTCGCACGGCGGCATCAACGGCCCCGGTCACCAGGCGGTCCTCGCCGACAGCGACGGCGACTACCTCTTGTACCACTACTACGCCAACAACGGCTCGGCGCTGCTCGGCATCAACCGAATCGGTTACGACGCGGCCGCCTGGCCCTACCTGTACTGA